A stretch of Opitutaceae bacterium DNA encodes these proteins:
- a CDS encoding Gfo/Idh/MocA family oxidoreductase has product MTNTSTSSNHSEKPLRLAMLGMIEGNAHPWSWSAIVNGYDPEAMKRCSYPAIPAYLGEQPLDEVRIPGAQVTHVWTDDPAEAPLIAAADRIATVAKAPEDVIGQVDAVIIATDDGSDHVRRARPFVEAGLPVFVDKPLADNLEDLAWFVAARCRGSMITSSSALRYAPEILDLRSRLGSLGGLRWVSSFTAKTWERYGIHALEAAYAITGPGYSWVQTASLDGGDVVTAGHAGGVSVTLPAIHDAYGSFGVIQVCGTERSESLRFASTYRAFRSQLVAVIDAFRTGRDGHPFRETVEQMLVIIAGRESRAAGGARVVIDGLRDRLFAEVRRLNGGEGVDPEALMAGL; this is encoded by the coding sequence ATGACCAACACGTCAACTTCTTCGAACCATTCCGAGAAACCGCTGCGCCTGGCCATGCTGGGCATGATCGAGGGCAACGCCCATCCCTGGTCCTGGTCGGCCATCGTCAATGGCTACGATCCGGAGGCCATGAAGCGCTGCAGCTATCCCGCTATTCCGGCCTATCTGGGTGAGCAGCCCCTGGATGAAGTGCGCATTCCCGGGGCGCAAGTGACTCATGTGTGGACGGATGATCCGGCGGAGGCGCCGCTGATTGCGGCGGCCGACCGGATTGCGACGGTGGCGAAAGCCCCGGAGGATGTCATCGGCCAGGTTGATGCGGTCATCATCGCGACGGATGATGGAAGCGATCATGTGCGACGCGCCCGGCCTTTTGTCGAAGCGGGCCTCCCGGTCTTTGTGGACAAGCCCCTGGCGGACAACCTGGAAGACCTCGCCTGGTTCGTGGCGGCGCGTTGTCGCGGGTCGATGATCACTTCGTCGAGCGCGCTCCGCTATGCTCCCGAGATCCTGGATCTGCGATCCCGTCTCGGCAGCCTCGGTGGTCTGCGCTGGGTCAGTTCGTTCACGGCCAAGACCTGGGAGCGCTATGGGATTCATGCGTTGGAAGCGGCCTACGCCATCACCGGACCGGGTTACAGCTGGGTGCAGACGGCCTCGCTGGATGGTGGTGATGTCGTCACCGCGGGCCACGCCGGTGGAGTCTCGGTGACCCTGCCGGCCATTCACGATGCCTACGGGTCTTTCGGTGTCATCCAGGTTTGTGGCACGGAGCGTTCGGAAAGCCTGCGTTTTGCGAGCACCTACCGGGCTTTTCGATCGCAATTGGTGGCGGTCATCGATGCGTTCCGAACGGGTCGGGATGGTCATCCGTTTCGGGAGACCGTGGAGCAGATGCTCGTCATCATCGCCGGTCGGGAAAGCCGGGCGGCCGGTGGGGCACGGGTGGTGATTGATGGCTTGCGCGATCGGCTCTTCGCGGAAGTGAGAAGGCTGAACGGAGGGGAGGGAGTCGATCCGGAAGCGTTGATGGCCGGCCTCTGA
- a CDS encoding Gfo/Idh/MocA family oxidoreductase, protein MTRNKIVIIGCGSIGERHLRAFLANDRIGVIAAETQAGLRERIATTHHIEAVADYRDLLRRDDVVAALVATPAPSHVSIATHVLESGRHVLIEKPLSLDQSGLDQLVALRDASKRVAAVAYVYHFIPAVVAARDFIRQGSFGPVLHATVACGQHFPTYRPAYRDIYYARKESGGGAIQDALTHIANAVDWTLGPATTLVAEAAHQCLEGVAVEDTVNVLTRQGRALVSYQLNQFQSPNEIVFDFHSAGGSVRIEIHHQRWGTFAHGAGSWTWHDSPVPDRDFLFQNQARAFVEAMEGRPTRLATLEEGIRAVAFNQAAFQSIEEGRKILL, encoded by the coding sequence ATGACCCGAAACAAGATTGTCATCATTGGCTGTGGCAGCATCGGCGAGCGCCATCTGCGGGCCTTCCTCGCCAATGATCGGATCGGGGTCATTGCCGCGGAGACACAGGCCGGATTGAGGGAGCGCATCGCGACCACCCATCACATCGAAGCGGTTGCCGACTACCGCGACCTGCTCCGCCGCGACGACGTGGTCGCCGCCCTCGTGGCCACGCCCGCTCCCAGTCATGTCTCCATCGCCACCCATGTTCTTGAATCGGGCCGGCACGTTCTGATCGAAAAGCCCCTCAGCCTCGATCAGTCCGGGCTCGATCAACTGGTCGCACTTCGGGACGCCTCGAAACGGGTCGCCGCGGTCGCCTACGTCTACCATTTCATTCCCGCGGTCGTCGCAGCCCGGGATTTCATCCGACAGGGATCGTTCGGCCCCGTCCTTCATGCCACGGTCGCCTGTGGGCAGCACTTCCCCACCTACCGACCCGCGTATCGCGATATCTACTACGCAAGGAAGGAGTCAGGAGGAGGCGCCATCCAGGATGCCCTCACCCACATCGCCAACGCCGTCGATTGGACGCTCGGGCCCGCCACCACTCTGGTGGCCGAGGCCGCCCATCAATGCCTTGAGGGCGTCGCGGTGGAAGACACCGTCAATGTTCTCACCCGGCAGGGACGCGCCCTGGTTTCCTATCAGCTCAATCAGTTCCAGTCGCCCAACGAAATCGTCTTTGACTTCCACTCGGCCGGTGGATCCGTCCGCATCGAGATCCACCATCAACGCTGGGGGACCTTCGCCCACGGCGCCGGGAGCTGGACCTGGCACGACTCCCCGGTCCCGGACCGCGATTTCCTCTTTCAGAATCAGGCCCGCGCCTTTGTCGAGGCGATGGAAGGCAGGCCCACCCGCCTCGCCACCCTGGAGGAAGGCATCCGCGCCGTCGCCTTCAATCAGGCGGCCTTCCAATCGATCGAGGAAGGGCGGAAAATCCTGCTTTGA
- a CDS encoding RidA family protein, with the protein MNKQVIHKPGMPVSHLPFSPAVKAAGLLFVSGQASVDETGKIVPGTFEEEFRRSVENMKRILEAAGSDLSKVVQTRNYVRDPADLAKFNRLYAELIPAPYPARTTITNCLPETLRFEIECVAVE; encoded by the coding sequence ATGAATAAGCAAGTCATCCATAAGCCCGGCATGCCGGTTTCTCACCTGCCTTTCAGCCCGGCCGTCAAGGCCGCCGGCCTTCTGTTCGTCAGCGGCCAGGCCTCAGTCGATGAGACCGGGAAGATCGTTCCGGGCACCTTTGAAGAGGAGTTCAGGAGATCCGTTGAGAACATGAAGCGCATTCTGGAGGCGGCCGGCAGCGATCTGTCGAAGGTCGTGCAGACGCGCAACTACGTGCGCGATCCGGCGGATCTGGCGAAGTTCAACCGCCTCTACGCCGAATTGATCCCGGCCCCGTATCCGGCCCGGACAACAATCACGAATTGCCTTCCGGAGACCCTGCGCTTCGAGATCGAGTGCGTGGCGGTAGAGTGA
- a CDS encoding M81 family metallopeptidase gives MKANRRILLAGLFHETHTFLDQPSTVNDFSVRKGKELLDCRGDGSPIDGVLEAAEAFAWTVVPAMDLRATPGGIVPDAIVETFWEGLISTLRGSAPPDAILLVLHGAMVSQSHRDVEGELLARIRGIPGLERLPVVAVLDLHANVTPRMARHADGLILYQKNPHTDARATAVRAAHLLEHRLASGARTRVLYAHPPMVLAPSVTGTDDDPMRSLLAVARRAERDHPGLLEVGVAGGFSFADLPETGLSFLAVAEDAAVETGRRILDELCRLSWTFRDRCLPAFLSVEEAVETLLPLSDGPNILVEPSDNIGAGAPGDGTGLLRLLLHFPDRPSAVVINDPDAVRRLASVSIGREVDVALGGRGSRFDEGPVQIAGTKVSSSDGAFSLEDRQSHLASMNGVHIEMGPCVVLRHHRLQILVTSKRTPPFDLGQLRSQGIVPEQQWAIAVKAAVAHRRAYDPIAVRSFIIDTPGPCAGDPRSFDFEHLRRPVFPLDPIDNPEPHVLRYP, from the coding sequence ATGAAGGCGAATCGGCGGATTTTGCTGGCGGGCCTCTTTCACGAGACCCACACCTTTCTCGACCAACCGTCGACGGTGAACGATTTCTCGGTGCGAAAAGGCAAGGAATTGCTGGATTGTCGCGGAGATGGATCGCCCATCGATGGTGTTCTTGAGGCGGCCGAGGCGTTTGCCTGGACGGTTGTTCCGGCGATGGACCTCCGGGCCACGCCGGGCGGGATCGTGCCGGATGCCATCGTTGAGACCTTCTGGGAGGGACTGATATCGACCCTGCGCGGAAGCGCCCCGCCTGATGCCATCCTGCTTGTCCTGCATGGGGCCATGGTCTCGCAGAGCCATCGCGATGTGGAGGGCGAATTGCTCGCAAGGATTCGGGGCATTCCCGGACTGGAGAGGTTGCCGGTGGTGGCGGTTCTCGACCTCCATGCCAATGTAACCCCGCGCATGGCCCGTCATGCCGATGGGTTGATCCTGTATCAGAAAAACCCTCACACCGATGCGCGGGCCACCGCGGTGAGGGCGGCTCATCTTCTGGAACACCGACTTGCCTCAGGAGCACGCACCCGGGTTCTCTACGCCCACCCGCCCATGGTTCTGGCCCCCTCCGTCACCGGGACGGACGATGATCCGATGCGCTCCCTCCTTGCGGTGGCCCGGAGAGCCGAGAGGGATCATCCCGGGCTTCTCGAGGTGGGTGTGGCCGGCGGGTTCTCCTTCGCGGATCTGCCGGAAACCGGTCTCTCCTTCCTTGCGGTGGCCGAGGATGCGGCCGTGGAGACCGGTCGACGGATTCTCGATGAGCTCTGTCGGTTGAGCTGGACCTTTCGGGACCGTTGCCTGCCCGCCTTTCTGTCGGTCGAAGAGGCCGTCGAAACTCTCCTCCCGCTTTCCGATGGCCCGAATATCCTGGTCGAACCCTCTGACAATATCGGGGCGGGTGCTCCGGGCGACGGGACGGGATTGCTCCGGCTGCTCCTTCATTTTCCGGACCGTCCCTCGGCTGTGGTGATCAACGATCCTGATGCGGTGCGCCGGCTTGCCTCCGTATCGATCGGCCGGGAGGTGGATGTCGCCCTGGGAGGGCGGGGCTCGCGCTTCGACGAGGGCCCGGTTCAAATCGCCGGCACCAAGGTCTCTTCCTCGGATGGCGCTTTCAGCCTGGAGGATCGACAGAGTCACCTCGCTTCGATGAACGGTGTCCACATTGAGATGGGGCCCTGTGTCGTCCTTCGTCATCACCGGTTGCAGATCCTGGTCACGTCGAAGCGGACGCCCCCGTTCGATCTCGGCCAGCTTCGCAGCCAGGGGATCGTGCCGGAGCAGCAATGGGCGATCGCGGTCAAGGCGGCCGTCGCCCATCGACGGGCCTATGATCCGATTGCCGTGCGGTCGTTCATCATCGACACCCCGGGCCCCTGCGCCGGCGATCCTCGATCGTTTGATTTCGAACACCTTCGACGTCCGGTCTTTCCCCTCGACCCGATCGACAATCCGGAGCCACACGTCCTTCGTTACCCATGA
- a CDS encoding aspartate aminotransferase family protein, producing MPYTFERSKAMFDRAGKSIAGGINSGIRKMEEPVPLYFTHGKGAHLYDVDGNEYIDFQIGQGAILFGHAPEGLAAALAKQASLGTHWAAQSELEIEVAERVQAMVPSAERMRCSNSATEAVMAALRLARAKTGRSKILRFEGHYHGWSDEGLAGFATPPAEWDDGGHPRARHPSGGVIPAVLDTVVVGYWNDPAHLRTLVAESADELAAIIFEPCLCNTSCIEPVPGMIETIRELCDQYGIVMIADETITGLRFGAGSAQGYYGFTPDLTIFGKAIGGGVPFAVLAGKASAMEPITLGKAVHAGTLNGNPLCLAAAKWCLDQVAGQGPSHPETINLLGRRLMTGLRNLADRNGIPLRPQGPGLVFFSTMLKAGAEDEPVRNYREHAVRHDQARWAHLRRCLLEEGVRAIERGIWMISFATTDALVDEALKRASRAFVRHAAEWPVS from the coding sequence ATGCCCTATACATTCGAGCGATCAAAGGCGATGTTTGACCGGGCTGGCAAGAGCATCGCGGGCGGGATCAACAGCGGCATCCGCAAGATGGAGGAGCCGGTGCCGCTCTACTTCACTCATGGAAAGGGCGCCCACCTGTATGATGTCGATGGAAACGAGTACATCGATTTTCAGATCGGGCAGGGCGCGATCCTCTTTGGCCACGCGCCGGAGGGCCTGGCTGCGGCTTTGGCGAAGCAGGCGTCCTTGGGCACCCATTGGGCCGCCCAGAGCGAATTGGAAATCGAGGTGGCCGAACGTGTTCAGGCGATGGTTCCCTCGGCGGAGCGGATGCGCTGCAGCAATTCAGCGACCGAGGCGGTCATGGCCGCATTGCGTCTGGCCCGGGCCAAAACCGGCCGGTCGAAGATCCTGCGGTTTGAGGGCCATTACCATGGATGGTCGGATGAAGGGCTCGCCGGTTTCGCCACCCCTCCCGCGGAGTGGGACGATGGCGGGCATCCCCGGGCCCGGCACCCGAGCGGAGGGGTCATCCCGGCGGTTCTGGACACGGTGGTGGTCGGTTACTGGAACGACCCCGCGCATCTGCGGACACTGGTGGCGGAAAGCGCGGACGAACTGGCCGCGATCATTTTTGAGCCCTGTCTCTGCAATACCTCATGCATCGAACCGGTGCCCGGCATGATCGAAACGATCCGGGAACTCTGCGACCAATACGGCATTGTGATGATCGCCGACGAGACCATCACCGGATTGAGGTTCGGGGCGGGATCGGCCCAGGGCTATTACGGGTTTACACCGGACCTGACGATCTTTGGAAAAGCCATCGGTGGGGGAGTCCCGTTTGCCGTGCTGGCCGGAAAAGCCTCCGCCATGGAGCCGATCACCCTGGGAAAGGCGGTCCATGCAGGAACCCTGAACGGCAATCCACTCTGCCTGGCAGCGGCAAAATGGTGCCTGGACCAGGTGGCCGGACAGGGGCCATCCCATCCGGAGACGATCAACCTTCTGGGCCGGCGGTTGATGACGGGTCTGCGGAATCTGGCGGATCGCAATGGAATCCCGCTCCGCCCGCAGGGCCCGGGCCTGGTCTTCTTCAGCACGATGCTGAAGGCCGGGGCTGAGGATGAGCCGGTTCGCAATTACCGCGAGCATGCCGTTCGCCACGATCAGGCCCGATGGGCTCACCTGCGTCGGTGCCTGCTTGAGGAAGGAGTCCGGGCGATTGAGCGGGGCATCTGGATGATCAGTTTCGCGACGACGGACGCTCTGGTCGATGAGGCCCTGAAGCGGGCCTCCCGCGCGTTTGTGCGCCATGCCGCCGAATGGCCGGTTTCCTGA
- a CDS encoding SDR family oxidoreductase: MTINSLQNRTVLVTGSSRGIGRAIAAAFESAGATVIRHGNRHRPTDSPTGGTFLQADLSSLEAPEKLIQTAVAAHPDLDTLVCNAGSFFDLPFLEMTPERWEQTMNLNVRAVYFISQAFARHLASRQRKGTIVVISSTNGFFSEDESTAYDTSKGALVMMTRTLAQSLAPMGIRVNGVAPGLIRTPLTARWMDVEPEKCRHYEKKTLLGRIGSEQDCAGPTLFLASDDSAYMTGQILVVDGGLTVGQIGKS; the protein is encoded by the coding sequence ATGACGATAAACTCCCTTCAGAACCGGACCGTCCTCGTCACCGGCTCATCCCGGGGCATCGGCCGCGCCATCGCCGCCGCATTTGAATCCGCAGGAGCCACCGTCATCCGCCACGGCAACCGGCATCGTCCGACCGACTCGCCCACCGGAGGCACGTTCCTGCAGGCCGACCTCTCGTCACTCGAGGCTCCGGAAAAGTTGATCCAGACGGCCGTCGCCGCACATCCGGATCTCGACACCCTTGTCTGCAATGCCGGCTCCTTCTTTGACCTGCCCTTTCTGGAGATGACGCCGGAGCGCTGGGAGCAGACCATGAACCTGAACGTCCGAGCCGTTTACTTCATCTCCCAGGCCTTTGCCCGCCACCTCGCCTCCCGGCAACGCAAGGGGACGATCGTCGTCATTTCCTCGACCAATGGGTTTTTCTCCGAGGATGAATCCACCGCCTACGACACCTCGAAGGGCGCTCTCGTGATGATGACCCGGACCCTCGCCCAATCACTCGCCCCGATGGGCATCCGGGTGAATGGCGTCGCTCCCGGACTTATCCGGACTCCCCTCACCGCAAGATGGATGGACGTCGAACCCGAAAAGTGCCGCCACTACGAGAAGAAGACCCTGCTCGGACGCATCGGGAGCGAGCAGGACTGTGCCGGCCCCACCCTTTTTCTGGCCTCGGACGATTCAGCCTATATGACTGGTCAGATCCTGGTCGTGGACGGAGGACTGACCGTCGGCCAGATTGGCAAATCATGA
- a CDS encoding alanine racemase, with translation MNKTPRTIADLPTPSILVDLPRLESNLARMQETCNRRSTALRPHIKTHKSVAIARRQLAGGAEGLTVAKIGEAESMLPSGVRRIFIAHSLVDPSVAPRLAALADQLDELVLAVTSGAQAEALEGVLASAGLTLPVWIAIDSGLGREGLRSLESARHLASRLPALKHLRLTGLYTHEGQFYQTTPTERGALLENLGNRLIAFRDAIDPSLPLWPGCSVTASALAGREGITGVRPGAYVFGDLALTESTGVMETDQVALHVLSTVIDRPEPGLALVDAGTKTLSSDKTGRGIMGRPVDGRDFVLSRANEEHGYVEGPDVDQLKIGERILWIPAHVCPVVNLTDQIVITEGDAVVDFWPVDARGQVR, from the coding sequence ATGAACAAGACGCCCAGGACCATCGCCGACCTTCCCACGCCCTCCATCCTCGTCGATCTCCCGCGGCTCGAAAGCAACCTGGCCAGGATGCAGGAAACCTGCAACCGCCGCTCGACCGCCCTCCGTCCTCACATCAAGACCCACAAATCAGTGGCCATCGCCCGCCGGCAGCTTGCCGGTGGAGCAGAGGGGTTGACCGTGGCCAAGATCGGTGAAGCCGAGTCCATGCTCCCTTCGGGGGTGCGCCGGATCTTCATAGCCCATTCCCTGGTCGACCCGTCGGTCGCTCCACGATTGGCTGCTCTGGCCGATCAGCTCGACGAGCTTGTCCTGGCTGTGACCAGCGGGGCTCAGGCCGAGGCGCTCGAAGGGGTTCTGGCCTCGGCCGGCCTGACCCTTCCCGTATGGATCGCCATCGATTCGGGCCTGGGGCGCGAAGGCCTCCGCTCCCTTGAGAGCGCCCGTCATCTCGCCTCCCGTCTGCCTGCCCTGAAACACCTTCGGCTCACCGGACTTTACACCCACGAGGGACAATTCTATCAGACCACACCCACCGAGCGGGGCGCCCTCCTCGAAAATCTGGGCAACCGTTTGATCGCCTTTCGGGATGCCATTGACCCATCGCTGCCCCTCTGGCCCGGATGCAGCGTGACCGCCTCCGCCCTGGCCGGCCGGGAGGGAATCACCGGAGTCCGTCCCGGTGCCTACGTCTTCGGCGACCTCGCCCTGACCGAATCCACCGGCGTGATGGAAACCGACCAGGTGGCCCTTCATGTGCTTTCGACCGTGATCGATCGACCCGAGCCTGGACTGGCCCTGGTCGATGCCGGCACCAAGACCTTGAGCAGCGACAAGACCGGCCGGGGAATCATGGGACGGCCCGTCGACGGACGGGATTTCGTTCTCTCCCGAGCCAACGAAGAGCACGGGTATGTCGAGGGCCCGGATGTCGACCAGCTGAAAATCGGCGAAAGGATCCTCTGGATCCCCGCCCATGTCTGCCCCGTGGTCAATCTGACCGATCAGATCGTCATCACCGAGGGCGACGCCGTCGTGGATTTCTGGCCCGTCGATGCGCGTGGCCAGGTCCGGTAG
- a CDS encoding SDR family oxidoreductase: protein MEQERTTPELFSLAGRVIVLTGGAGLYGRGLAAQLAESGATLILAARNTGALEEVCRDEVARGHAVTCLHLDLENPPSIDALCRSVLERHGRVDGLVNNAVARPMKGPDDDLASWEISMRINATGLFAISRCFGDVMAAQGSGSMVNIGSIQGMVGPDLSLYEGLGMQTVPDYFFHKGGMENLTRYFASVYGRRGVRVNCVAPGGFFNKQPPAFLERYNRKTFLGRMAGPRDLGGAVVFLLSDAAAYITGANLPVDGGYTAN from the coding sequence ATGGAACAGGAACGCACCACTCCCGAACTCTTTTCATTGGCGGGCAGAGTCATCGTGTTGACCGGAGGCGCCGGACTTTATGGACGGGGCCTGGCCGCCCAGCTCGCCGAATCCGGGGCGACGCTCATTCTGGCCGCCCGCAACACCGGAGCGCTCGAAGAGGTCTGCCGCGATGAGGTGGCGAGGGGCCACGCGGTGACCTGCCTTCACCTCGATCTCGAGAATCCCCCTTCAATCGACGCGCTTTGTCGATCCGTTCTTGAGCGGCACGGCCGGGTCGACGGTCTTGTCAACAATGCGGTGGCCCGGCCGATGAAGGGTCCCGACGACGATCTCGCCTCCTGGGAAATCTCCATGCGGATCAATGCGACCGGCCTCTTCGCGATCAGCCGCTGCTTCGGTGACGTGATGGCCGCACAGGGTTCGGGCAGCATGGTCAATATCGGTTCGATCCAGGGGATGGTCGGGCCCGACCTCTCCCTTTACGAAGGTCTCGGCATGCAGACCGTGCCCGATTATTTTTTCCATAAGGGGGGGATGGAGAACCTGACCCGATACTTCGCCTCTGTTTACGGACGCCGGGGCGTTCGGGTGAACTGCGTCGCCCCCGGCGGCTTCTTCAACAAACAGCCACCGGCGTTCCTCGAGCGCTACAACCGCAAGACCTTCCTCGGCCGGATGGCCGGCCCGCGCGACCTCGGCGGTGCCGTCGTCTTTCTCCTCAGCGATGCCGCCGCCTACATC